The DNA region CAACAGTGCGCAGCCGTGGTTTTCTTTTGGGCCAGTGCATCCCGGTCCCGACGGCGCGGTGTTTGCGCTCGCCATGGCGTGCAAGTTGACCACATTTTTCCTTTGCGGTTTGTTATTTCTCTCGACCACCCGGGTGGAGGAATTTGCCGATGCTCTGCGCATGGTGGGCGTGCCCGCCAAATTGGGTTTCACCTTCACGCTGGCATTTCGGCTCGTTCCGGTGTTCGTCGATGCCGCCGTCTCGGTGGTGCAAGCGCAGCGGTGTCGCGGGTTCGATTTTGATCGCGGGAGTTGGCTCCAGAGGATCGCGCGTTATGTGCCGGTGATTGTGCCGGTATTCATCGGAGCGCTGCGACGAGCCGATCTTATGGCCATGGCGCTGGAGGCACGCGGATTTCAGCGGCGGGGGCCTCGAACCAGTTTTCGGACTTACGACTTCGGCTGGCGCGAGATTGTCGCTCTCGCCGTTTCCGTGGTGCTCGCCGCGTTGTGGTTGTGGGTGCGCCGCCCGGTGGTGTCTTGACACTCGCGCCGCGGAGGAGCGGCAAATTGGTTGGAGCCCGGTTGGCAACCCACCCGCTGGTCGGACCGGATCGTGCGGGAGGCATCGGAGCCGCGCTGCCAGAAGGAGATGGCACGTGGCGGGAAGCGCGCACGCGTAGGCTGGTCAGCCGGATTCTTCGGGTGATCCCCCTTCTTGGCCGTTGCCTTTGCGGGCTTCGCGAGAGCGGCGAGCGGCAACCCAGCCGAGCCGCTCCTTTTGGGGCTTGGGGTTGTACACGAGGGCGCCTGCCGGCACGTCCTTCCGGACCGTGGTGCCCGTGGCCACATACGCATCGTCCCCAACCGCAACAGGAGCCACCAGTTGGGAATCGCTTCCAACTTGCACGCGGGCGCCAATGACCGTCCTGTACTTGCGAAAGCCATCGTAGTTGCACGTGATCGTGCCTGCGCCGATGTTCGTTTCTTCGCCGACGTCGACGTCGCCCAAGTACGCCAGGTGGTTGGCTTTGACACCCGCGGCAAGCACGGCATTTTTCGTTTCCACGAAGTCGCCGATATGCACGCGGGGGCCGAGCCGCGTTCCTGGGCGTAGCTGGGCGAAGGGGCCGACCACGACGTCCTCAGCGAGTTCCGCTTCCTGCATGACGACGCCGAACTTGATGTGGCAGTTCGGACCAATGCGGGAATCGACGACGCGTGCACTGCCGTCGAAGCGTGTGCCGGAGGCAACCGAGGTGCGTCCGTACAGCAGCACGTTCGGGCCAATGACGACGTCGGGCGATAACTCCACCTGGGGGCCGATGTATGCTGTGGCAGGGTCGACAATTGTGACCCCGTGGAGCATCCACTTGTGGGAGATCCGCCTGCGCAGAAGGGCCTCGCAGTGCGCCAGGTCACTCAGATTGCTCACCTGCGCCACTTCCTCGTTTGCGGCGGCAACCGAGCTAACGTGCATGCCGGCGCCCCGCGCCAGGGCGATGACGTCCGTGAAATAGAGTTCGCCTTGGGCATTGTTGGGCTCGAGGCGAACGAGCAGGCCTCGGAGTGCAGCCGAGTTGACGCAGTACACCCCGACGTTCACTTCGCGAATTCGCCGTTCGGCCTCGGTCGTGTCGCGGTGTTCGCGGATGAGGAGGACGTGTCCCTTGTCATCACGAATTACGCGGCCAAACCCAGTTGGATCCTCTACGGTTTGGGTGAGAAGCGTAACCGCTGCCTGATCGGCGCGGTGATGAGACAGTAAGCGCAGGAGGGTGTCGGGTTGCAGCAACGGTAAGTCCCCGGGGAGGATCAACAGGTCCCCTGCGTAATCGGGCAGGCTTTCGAGGGCTACCCGAACGGCGTCGCCAGTGCCCCGGGGACGCGGCTGTACGACCAAACGGGGTGTGAACGGTGCACAGGCAACTCGGGTTTCCTCCGCCTCGGGCGCGACCACGACCACCAGAGGGTCCGCACCTACAGAGCGCAACAAGCGTAGCGGATAGGTGATCAACGGCTCGCCGGCTAGCTCGTGGAGCACCTTGGGGCGCACGGTGCGCATCCTCGTTCCACGCCCAGCAGCGAGCAGCACTGCGCCAACCTGATCGAGAGCGGCCATAGAATCTCCTTGCTGTACCCTCGCACGAGGATCAACTCATTGCCTTCGTTCGAGGTATCTCGACAACATATTACTGTCTACACCACAGTCATTCGCTTTGTCTAGTCCTCTTCGTTGCGGCGCCCGCCCGACGGCCAGAAACTCCTGACGTCGGATTTCCCAGCGACCGTGGAGAGGCTTTCGGTGGGTGGACAGCCGAAAATAAGATTACATGCACATTGGTTGACTTCCGCATGAGGTCCACTAACATTTGCCGCCATGCACATCGAGACGCTGAAGGTCTTCTGCGACGTAGTCGAGACTGGGAGCTTTTCGCAAGCGGCGGCACAAAACTTCATTACGCAATCGGCGGTAAGCCAGCAATTGCGTAACCTGGAGATGAAGTACCAATGCCGGCTGCTGGAGCGGAGTCGCGCGGGTGCGAAACCCACCCCCGAAGGAGCGATTTTGTATCGCGCTAGCCGGGAGATTTTGGAGCGCTACCGTCAGATCGAAACGGAGCTCCAGGAAAGTGCCAAGATTGTTTGCGGGCCGTTGCGGGTGGCCATTGTGTACAGCGTCGGTTTGCACGAGTTGCCCCCGTACTTGAAGGAGTACCTGCGTTTGTACCCGCAGGTGAACGTGCACGTGGAATACTCGCGTCCGAACAAAATTTACGACGACGCGATTGCTGGCCGGATCGACCTCGGGATTGTCGCTTACCCTTCGAAGCACCCGCAAATTCAAATTGTGCCGTTCCGAGAGGACAAGCTGGTGGTGGTTTGTCCGCCGGATCATCCACTGTCGAACCAAAAGCGAGTTACGCTTGCGCGCCTGAACGGAGAGACGTTTGTGGGCTACGAGCGCGAGGTGGCCACGCGAAGGGCACTCGACCAACTGTTCCGCGACCGGCAGATTCAAGTGCGGTATGTCGGCGAGTACGACAACATCGAGACAATCAAGCGGGCCGTGGAAATCGGGCAGGGGATTAGCATTGTGCCGCTTGCTTCGGTGAAGCACGAAGTGGAGCATGGCACGCTCAAGGTCATGCAGTTGGCTGACGAAACGATTTTACGTCCGCTCGGCATCGTGCACAAAAAGGGGCGGCACTTGTCTCCGGCGGCGGTAAAGTTCATCGAAGTTTTGAAGCGCCCCGACTTGCAGAAGTTGCACGAATAGCGACTGCATTCAGGCAGCGGGCACGATCACGCGCTCGACCACGTCGGGAATCTCGTGGGGCTGCCAGAGTGCAGATTTGAAGTAGTCGAAGCGGCGCCAGTCGGTGGTGCAAGAATCGAAGTAGCGACTGTTGGGGTTGCCGCTCGGCCCTGAGGAATGCGCGAAATAGGCTTCCTCGGGCTTCGCGAGATCGCAGACAAAGCGGCTGGTGGCGCCGACGAAGGCGCGCAGTGTGTTGCCGAACGGGAAGGCAACACTGGGGCTCACGGTGTAGAGTTCGCCCGGGAAGCTGTCGTCGAGCGCGCGAAAATAGCGCCCAATCCAAGGCAGTTCTCCGAGCCAGAGTGCGAGACGAATACGCTGCACGCGACCCCAGGTCCACTCGCTTACGTTGGGCCCGAAGACTTTTTCGAGCCTCTCGATTGCCCGCTCGAACGCCCGCGCCACCAATTCTGGGAGCTGGTGGCGCGCGGCCTTCTCTACCGGTTCGCGCAACGGGTCGTTGGCATCGACGAGCAAACGATGCACGCGGGGGATGGCTCGGCGGGTACGGAGAAAGTGGCGTCCGGCTTGGGGCCCGAGCAAACTCAAGAAGCAAATGTCGGCCAACTCCCGTTGCAACCACGCGAGGATCGAGGGTGCGACTGCGCCGGTGTCGAAGCGGCCGTTCCACGAGCGCAGCGCTCGGAACGCGGCGCCGCGCACCCCATCGTGTTGTGCATAGCGGCGTTCGAGTGCCGTACAGATGGCATCGCGCAGGACGGTGCCGTAGTCGCTGTCGATGTCCGACTGAAGGGCAAAAAACGATTCGATGGAGTGCCGATCGTTCCCAGCGAGAAAGGTTTCGATGCGCCGCTGGCGGTACAGGGGCTCCACATGTGCGCGGGACGAGATGAGGTGGCTTTGGGTCTCGTCTGTGAAGGAGTTGGCGGTGGCGACAAAGCCGGATGCCGGGTTGATG from Candidatus Binatia bacterium includes:
- a CDS encoding LysR family transcriptional regulator; protein product: MHIETLKVFCDVVETGSFSQAAAQNFITQSAVSQQLRNLEMKYQCRLLERSRAGAKPTPEGAILYRASREILERYRQIETELQESAKIVCGPLRVAIVYSVGLHELPPYLKEYLRLYPQVNVHVEYSRPNKIYDDAIAGRIDLGIVAYPSKHPQIQIVPFREDKLVVVCPPDHPLSNQKRVTLARLNGETFVGYEREVATRRALDQLFRDRQIQVRYVGEYDNIETIKRAVEIGQGISIVPLASVKHEVEHGTLKVMQLADETILRPLGIVHKKGRHLSPAAVKFIEVLKRPDLQKLHE
- a CDS encoding energy-coupling factor transporter transmembrane protein EcfT — translated: MNLSLYIPSTSALHRLHPVAKMFGVLCFFIAAFVAERPAQSIPLGAFVLGLFWAGGVGANAWRFRWFLALVFAMTFVVWTLFFNSAQPWFSFGPVHPGPDGAVFALAMACKLTTFFLCGLLFLSTTRVEEFADALRMVGVPAKLGFTFTLAFRLVPVFVDAAVSVVQAQRCRGFDFDRGSWLQRIARYVPVIVPVFIGALRRADLMAMALEARGFQRRGPRTSFRTYDFGWREIVALAVSVVLAALWLWVRRPVVS
- the glmU gene encoding bifunctional UDP-N-acetylglucosamine diphosphorylase/glucosamine-1-phosphate N-acetyltransferase GlmU; translated protein: MAALDQVGAVLLAAGRGTRMRTVRPKVLHELAGEPLITYPLRLLRSVGADPLVVVVAPEAEETRVACAPFTPRLVVQPRPRGTGDAVRVALESLPDYAGDLLILPGDLPLLQPDTLLRLLSHHRADQAAVTLLTQTVEDPTGFGRVIRDDKGHVLLIREHRDTTEAERRIREVNVGVYCVNSAALRGLLVRLEPNNAQGELYFTDVIALARGAGMHVSSVAAANEEVAQVSNLSDLAHCEALLRRRISHKWMLHGVTIVDPATAYIGPQVELSPDVVIGPNVLLYGRTSVASGTRFDGSARVVDSRIGPNCHIKFGVVMQEAELAEDVVVGPFAQLRPGTRLGPRVHIGDFVETKNAVLAAGVKANHLAYLGDVDVGEETNIGAGTITCNYDGFRKYRTVIGARVQVGSDSQLVAPVAVGDDAYVATGTTVRKDVPAGALVYNPKPQKERLGWVAARRSREARKGNGQEGGSPEESG